The genomic interval CGCCGCCAGACGCTGGGCTGGGGTATGGTGCCCACGCTGGCCCGCAGTGGCGCCGAGGCGCTGGAGCTGATGCGGGCGGCCGCCCGCCAGGGCCATCCGTTCGAACTGGCCATCCTGGACATGATGATGCCCGAAATGGATGGCATCATGCTGGCCCGGGAGATCAAACAGGACCCGGCCCTCGCCGCCACGCCGCTGATTCTGCTCAGCTCTTATCTCTTCACCCGCGAGGATCACCGGGCCATGGACGAGACGCTCTTTGCCGCCGTCCTGTCCAAACCCACCCGTCAGTCCTATCTGTTCAATACGCTGGTCCGGGTGCTTCAGGAAATGCGGTCGGTTGCTGCCGAAAAGCAACAGCCGCAACGGACGGAGTCGGCCACCGTGCCCGACCAGTCTGATTCGAGCGATGCACCGTCCACAACGCCCCGGTCGACGAGCCGCGGGCATCTCCTGCTGGCCGAGGACAATCCGGTCAACCAGAAGGTGGCGCTCTATCATCTGGAGCGGCTGGGCTACACGTGCGATGTGGTCAGCGACGGCAAGCAGGCCGTCGAGGCGGCACTGCGCGGCGGCTACGACGCCATCCTGATGGACGTGCACATGCCGGTGATGGACGGCTTCGAGGCAACGGCGCTGATCCGCGAGCATGAAGCCAATCTGGGACGCCACACGCCCATCATCGCCATGACGGCCAATGCATTACGTGGCGAGCGCGAACGCTGCCTGGAGGCCGGCATGGACGACTACATCGCCAAGCCCTTCAAGAAAGACGAACTCAAGACCGTGCTGGAGCGCTGGATCCAGAAGGCCGAGGCCTGAAAAGGCTGTCCCCGATTTGCTGCGAATATGGGATCGCTGATTTACCAGTACATGAGGGTGCCACACCCCGGGTGGCAGACGTGATCCGGCGGGCATGATAGGGCGGACACAGGGGTCCGCCCCTACGGGATAGGGAAAACGTCAAGGATCTGGTAGGGGCGCACCGCCGTGTGCGCCCGTGCACTATGATTTTCCGGAAATCGTATTACACGTCCGTGGTCGTCACGGTTGCGCGTGCCGCCCGAAAACATTTTTCGGATGACAAAAAACACCGGACGTTTCGCCTCACTTCGAGCGGCGACGGCGGCCCCGCGTCTTTCCTTTTCGGCCGGCCTTTTCTTCCAGCAGGGCCAGCGCCTCTTCCAGCGTGACGGCTTCGGGCGCGCGTCCCTCGGGGAGCGAAGCGTTCGTGCGACCGTGCTTCACGTAAGGTCCGTAGCGGCCTTCCCAGACCTCCACCGGCTCGCCGGTCTCAGGATGCGTCCCCAGCACGCGGAGCGGCCGGCTCCTTGCTTCTTTTTCGGCCAGCAGTTCCAGTGCCCGCTCCAGATCGATCGTGAACACGTCGTCTTCTTCCTTGAGCGAGGCGAACGTCCGCCCGTGCTGCACATAGGGCCCGTAGCGGCCGATGCCCACCAGTACGGGCTGGCTGGTCTCGGGATGCGTACCCAGCGTGCGCGGTAGTTTCAGCAGGGCCAGCGCCTTCTCCAGATCCACCACGGCCGGCTCCATGCCCGGCGGCAGCGCCACCCGCTTCGGCTTGCCGGCCTGTTCGTCGTCGCCGAGCTGCACGTAGTAGCCGTAGGGGCCTCGCCGGAGCAGCACCGGCTGCCCGCTTTCCGGATCGATCCCCAGCACCCGGTCTTCGATCTGTCCTTCCCGCAGGATCTGCTCCAGCTTCTCGCGGGTCACGTCGCCGGGCGCCAGATCGGCCGGCAGCGAGGCGGTTACGATCTGCCCGTCCACCGGCCCCTCGACGTACGGCCCGTACTTGCCCACGCGCACCACGTAGGGCTCCCACTGCGGGAAGCGAATCGTCGAGACCTCGCGGGGATCCACACGTCGCAGCGCCTCGTCGATCATGCGTTCGAGCCCCTCTTCGCCCTGATAGAACTGGCGCAGGTAGGGCACCGTCTTCTGGCGGCCCCGGGCGATCTCGTCAAGTGCCTCCTCCATCTGGGCCGTAAAGCCCAGGTCCACCAGCTTTTCGAAATAGGCTTCCAGCAGGTTGTTCGTGGCGAAGGCCATGAACGTGGGCACGAGCTGGTTGCCGCGCCGCACGGCGTAGCCGCGCTGCAGGATGGTGTCGATGATCGTCGCGTAGGTGCTCGGCCGACCGATCCCTTCCTGCTCGAGCGTCTTGACCAGCGTGGCCTCGGTGTAGCGAGCCGGCGGGCGCGTCTCGTGCCGCTGGGGTTCGACCTGTACGCAGCGGGGCCGGTCGCCTTTTTTCAGCGGTGGCAGCGGCTGGTCGCGGTCTTCGAGGGCGGCCTCCGGATCGTCGCTCCCTTCGACGTAGGCCCGGAAGAAGCCCGGAAACTCGATGGTCCGACCCGAGGCGCGGAAGCGGGCGATCGGCTCCCGGTCGCCGGCCTCCAGGTGCACCGTCAGCAGCCGCAAGCGCGCATCGGCCATCTGCGAGGCCACCGTACGCTTCCAGATCAGGTCGTACAGCGCCGCGTCGATGCCGGTCAGGCCCAGCTCCTCGGCCGTCTTCATCTCGCGGCCGGCGGGCCGAATGGCCTCGTGCGCTTCCTGCGCATTGCGGACGCGGCTCTGATACTGGCGGGGTTGGGGACTCAGGTACTCCCTGCCGTAGCGCTCGACGATGGTTCGACGGCTGGCTTCGATGGCCTCCTGCGACAGGTGGGTCGAGTCGGTGCGCATGTAGGTAATGTAGCCCTGCTCGTAAAGTCGCTGGGCGATCTGCATGGTCTGCCGCGCCGAAAGCCCCAGCTTGCGGCTGGCTTCCTGCTGGAGCGTCGAAGTGATGAACGGCGGCGCGGGCGAACGGGTCACGACCCGTTCTTCGACGTCGGCCACTACCCAGCCTTCGTGACGGAGCCGCTCGGCCAGCTCGTGGGCCTGCGCCTCGTCGAGCAGGATCACGTCGCGGCCGGCCACCAGCCCTTCTTTCAGCCGCCCGGTGTGTTCGTCGAAGTCCTTGCCGCCGGCCACCCGAATGCCGCCCACATGCGTCAGCACCGCCTCGAACGTCTGCCCCTCCTGCTCCAGCAGCGCCTTCAGGTCCCAGTAGGTGGCCGGGACGAACGCGATGCGTTCCTTTTCGCGCAGCACGAGCAGCCGCACGGCCGCGCTCTGGACACGTCCGGCCGACAGTCGCGGGGCGATCTTGCGCCAGAGCACGGGCGACACCAGGTAACCCACCAGGCGGTCCAGAATGCGCCGGGCTTCCTGCGCCTCGACCAGGTTGTAGTCGATGTCGCGCGGATTGCGCAGCGCCTGTTCGATCGCCTCCCGCGTGATCTCATGAAAGACCATGCGGCGGACCGGCACCTTCGGTTTGAGCACCTCGACCAGGTGCCAGCCGATAGATTCGCCCTCACGGTCTTCGTCGGTGGCGATGTACAGCTCGTCGGCCTCTTTCAGCGCCTCTTTGAGCTGCTGCACCACCTTTCGCTTGTCGCGTGGGATCACGTAAAGCGGCTCGAAGTCGCGATCGATGCGCACGCCCAGCCGCGCCCACTCCTCGTGCTTCAGGTTGGCGGGCACTTCGGCCGCCGAGGCCGGCAGATCGCGAATGTGCCCCATGCTGGCCTCGACGCGGAAGCCGTCCTTCGGCAGAAAATTGCGGATGGTGCGTGCTTTCGTCGGCGACTCGACAACGACCAGGCGCTTCAT from Rhodothermus marinus carries:
- the topA gene encoding type I DNA topoisomerase, whose protein sequence is MKRLVVVESPTKARTIRNFLPKDGFRVEASMGHIRDLPASAAEVPANLKHEEWARLGVRIDRDFEPLYVIPRDKRKVVQQLKEALKEADELYIATDEDREGESIGWHLVEVLKPKVPVRRMVFHEITREAIEQALRNPRDIDYNLVEAQEARRILDRLVGYLVSPVLWRKIAPRLSAGRVQSAAVRLLVLREKERIAFVPATYWDLKALLEQEGQTFEAVLTHVGGIRVAGGKDFDEHTGRLKEGLVAGRDVILLDEAQAHELAERLRHEGWVVADVEERVVTRSPAPPFITSTLQQEASRKLGLSARQTMQIAQRLYEQGYITYMRTDSTHLSQEAIEASRRTIVERYGREYLSPQPRQYQSRVRNAQEAHEAIRPAGREMKTAEELGLTGIDAALYDLIWKRTVASQMADARLRLLTVHLEAGDREPIARFRASGRTIEFPGFFRAYVEGSDDPEAALEDRDQPLPPLKKGDRPRCVQVEPQRHETRPPARYTEATLVKTLEQEGIGRPSTYATIIDTILQRGYAVRRGNQLVPTFMAFATNNLLEAYFEKLVDLGFTAQMEEALDEIARGRQKTVPYLRQFYQGEEGLERMIDEALRRVDPREVSTIRFPQWEPYVVRVGKYGPYVEGPVDGQIVTASLPADLAPGDVTREKLEQILREGQIEDRVLGIDPESGQPVLLRRGPYGYYVQLGDDEQAGKPKRVALPPGMEPAVVDLEKALALLKLPRTLGTHPETSQPVLVGIGRYGPYVQHGRTFASLKEEDDVFTIDLERALELLAEKEARSRPLRVLGTHPETGEPVEVWEGRYGPYVKHGRTNASLPEGRAPEAVTLEEALALLEEKAGRKGKTRGRRRRSK